The following are from one region of the Treponema denticola genome:
- a CDS encoding Do family serine endopeptidase, with protein sequence MRKLKNPLSAMAGILFIMLVSVVFLSARCSSNPENASTVYADPGLKTELSKESVSALESLQKANRELTSMILPSVVTLDVVETRKVQNNIDGFPWFFFNRPQDQKDGQGEREYEAEGMGSGVIVRKTGKTYYVLTNQHVTGNAKTISVILYNGDKVQGKLIGSDQRKDVALVSFDYDKDLRVAVLGDSNTVQVGDLTYAIGAPMGYVSTVTSGIVSAVGRSGGPNRNNINDFIQTDAAINQGNSGGPLVNIYGEVIGINNWIVSSSGGSQGLAFSIPINNLKKAIDDFITSGEIKYGWLGVQLLEINDKFRENLNLKDIEGAFAGQVFLGSPADKGGIKPGDYITEVNSTKVKNVDDILRVIADLKPGESSSFKILRKGKEISATVKIEERDEKNVADSSKLWPGFVPSPLTEEIIKQLELKKGQNGVLVTSLQAKSPAAVMSLQPGDLIVKVNGKDIKDVLSFYDELSNAKGEIWFDFIREGHNLVTPKIKR encoded by the coding sequence ATGCGTAAATTAAAAAATCCGCTTTCAGCGATGGCCGGAATTTTATTTATTATGCTTGTTTCGGTTGTTTTTCTTTCAGCCCGATGTTCAAGTAATCCCGAAAATGCTTCTACAGTGTATGCCGATCCGGGGCTAAAGACCGAGCTGAGTAAAGAGTCTGTTTCGGCTCTTGAATCTCTTCAAAAAGCAAATCGAGAGCTTACTTCCATGATTTTACCCTCGGTAGTTACCCTTGATGTTGTAGAAACAAGAAAGGTTCAAAACAATATAGACGGTTTTCCTTGGTTTTTCTTTAACCGCCCTCAAGATCAAAAAGACGGTCAGGGGGAAAGGGAATATGAAGCCGAAGGTATGGGCTCAGGTGTTATCGTAAGAAAGACGGGAAAAACCTATTATGTTCTGACAAACCAGCATGTTACAGGCAATGCCAAGACAATTTCCGTTATACTTTATAACGGGGATAAGGTTCAAGGTAAGTTAATTGGTTCTGATCAGAGGAAGGACGTTGCCCTTGTTTCCTTCGATTATGATAAGGATTTAAGGGTTGCCGTGTTGGGAGACTCAAATACCGTACAGGTAGGAGATCTTACATATGCAATCGGTGCCCCTATGGGCTATGTGTCTACCGTTACAAGCGGTATTGTAAGTGCGGTAGGCCGTTCAGGCGGACCTAACAGAAATAATATAAACGATTTTATCCAAACGGATGCAGCGATAAATCAAGGCAACTCAGGCGGTCCCTTGGTCAATATCTATGGTGAAGTTATAGGCATAAATAACTGGATTGTTTCATCAAGCGGCGGATCTCAAGGTCTTGCCTTTTCGATTCCTATAAACAACCTCAAAAAAGCTATCGATGATTTTATTACTTCGGGTGAAATCAAATACGGCTGGCTCGGCGTTCAGCTTCTTGAAATAAACGATAAGTTTAGAGAAAACTTAAACTTAAAGGATATTGAAGGTGCTTTTGCAGGACAGGTATTTTTAGGTTCGCCTGCGGACAAGGGCGGTATAAAGCCCGGTGATTATATTACCGAGGTAAATTCGACAAAAGTTAAAAATGTTGACGATATACTGCGTGTTATCGCCGACTTAAAGCCGGGAGAATCTTCATCCTTTAAGATTTTACGAAAAGGAAAAGAAATCTCCGCAACCGTAAAAATCGAAGAAAGAGATGAAAAAAATGTAGCGGATTCTTCCAAACTTTGGCCCGGTTTTGTTCCGTCTCCTTTAACTGAAGAAATTATAAAACAACTGGAGCTTAAAAAAGGTCAAAACGGCGTTTTGGTAACAAGTTTACAGGCTAAGAGCCCTGCTGCCGTTATGAGTTTACAGCCGGGCGACCTTATAGTAAAGGTCAACGGAAAAGATATAAAAGATGTTTTGAGCTTTTATGATGAGCTTTCAAACGCAAAGGGCGAGATTTGGTTTGACTTTATAAGAGAAGGTCACAATTTGGTTACCCCAAAGATTAAAAGATAA
- a CDS encoding EscU/YscU/HrcU family type III secretion system export apparatus switch protein — protein MTKTDKKKVDCAVALSYALEAKAPIITASGRGLTAKRIKEAAERNKIKIIEDETLANILIHHEIGSCIPEYTYKAVAAIFAFLLKKD, from the coding sequence ATGACAAAAACAGATAAAAAGAAAGTTGATTGTGCAGTAGCCCTTAGCTATGCTTTAGAGGCAAAAGCGCCGATAATTACGGCATCAGGAAGGGGGCTGACGGCAAAAAGAATTAAAGAGGCAGCCGAACGCAACAAAATTAAAATTATAGAAGATGAAACCTTGGCAAACATTCTTATCCACCACGAAATAGGTTCATGTATTCCCGAGTATACATATAAAGCTGTTGCCGCTATCTTTGCCTTTTTGCTGAAAAAGGATTAA
- the lnt gene encoding apolipoprotein N-acyltransferase yields the protein MRFFLSFFIVFISSVLFSFGIPNEILNFGSAIAGFSGLVLVYYALLNCGSHKRAAFLYGFFVSFVHLMSSFWLAFFEDFAIFTLGASTLAYFFIAMPFGFLLYHSLQKRKNLRPFFFAAVWLLWEFAKSTGFLAYPWGTAPMICFNLKPFIQFVDITGVWGLSFIVPLIAACLGEALQMYAYSANSKTFFKGLTEIKSPLIFTAFLVLIINIYGITILSAEIKPATFLNTVIVQQNTDPWDNSQFEENIKTSQDLSRKAIFSASKKPDLIVWSESSLIVPYKDNEDFYGILPYGDPFTRFLADTDTPIIVGSPYIDGKKQYNAAYLLSPEGKILDIYSKIQLVPFAEYIPFIDNPLVVRFFDKLVGFSSGWNPGTEYKVFGIKNSEGKTVNFTVPICFEDAFPAVCLNLHNAGSEVLINITNDSWSKTKSAEYQHFVVAHFRAIELRTTLVRSTNSGYSVVVDPKGRVIADLSLFKAESVYTEVPVYGHKKTFYASYKDWFPIMIFLILIFNIFLEKRRAKTAQF from the coding sequence CGATTTTTTTTATCTTTTTTTATTGTTTTTATCTCTTCGGTCCTATTTTCTTTCGGAATCCCCAATGAAATTTTAAATTTCGGCTCTGCTATTGCAGGTTTTTCAGGATTAGTTTTAGTATACTATGCACTTCTTAACTGCGGCTCACATAAAAGAGCGGCATTTTTGTACGGTTTTTTTGTTTCTTTTGTACATTTGATGTCAAGTTTTTGGCTTGCATTTTTTGAAGATTTTGCAATATTTACGCTTGGAGCCAGCACCCTTGCATATTTTTTTATAGCAATGCCCTTCGGCTTTTTACTTTATCATAGTCTTCAAAAAAGGAAAAATTTACGCCCCTTTTTCTTTGCCGCCGTTTGGCTCCTCTGGGAATTTGCAAAATCTACAGGCTTTTTAGCCTATCCTTGGGGAACGGCCCCGATGATCTGCTTTAATTTAAAGCCTTTTATTCAGTTTGTAGATATAACGGGAGTTTGGGGGCTTTCTTTTATTGTCCCCCTTATTGCAGCCTGCTTAGGCGAAGCCTTACAAATGTATGCGTATTCGGCAAATTCAAAGACCTTTTTTAAAGGTTTAACCGAAATTAAAAGCCCCCTGATTTTTACAGCTTTTTTGGTTTTAATTATAAACATTTACGGAATAACAATTCTGTCGGCAGAGATAAAGCCTGCAACCTTTTTAAATACCGTAATTGTCCAGCAAAACACCGACCCATGGGATAACTCCCAATTTGAAGAAAATATAAAAACCTCTCAAGATTTAAGCCGTAAGGCGATATTTTCTGCAAGTAAAAAGCCGGATCTTATAGTTTGGAGCGAGTCATCCCTTATAGTTCCTTACAAGGACAACGAGGATTTTTACGGAATTCTTCCTTATGGTGACCCGTTTACCCGTTTTTTAGCCGATACGGATACCCCGATCATAGTAGGCTCCCCGTATATAGACGGAAAAAAACAATATAACGCAGCCTATCTTTTATCCCCTGAAGGGAAAATTTTAGATATTTATTCAAAAATCCAACTCGTCCCCTTTGCCGAGTACATTCCTTTTATAGACAACCCCCTTGTTGTCCGTTTTTTTGATAAGCTGGTCGGCTTTTCTTCAGGCTGGAATCCGGGAACCGAATATAAGGTATTCGGTATTAAAAATTCGGAAGGAAAGACGGTCAATTTTACTGTTCCCATATGCTTTGAAGATGCTTTTCCTGCAGTCTGCCTTAATTTACACAATGCTGGAAGTGAGGTTCTTATAAACATAACAAACGATTCTTGGTCTAAAACAAAGAGTGCCGAATATCAGCATTTTGTCGTTGCCCATTTTAGAGCCATAGAGCTTAGAACGACCTTGGTACGCTCAACCAATTCAGGCTACTCCGTAGTTGTAGACCCTAAAGGAAGAGTTATTGCAGACCTTTCCCTCTTCAAGGCAGAATCCGTTTATACGGAAGTCCCTGTTTACGGACACAAAAAAACATTTTATGCCTCGTATAAGGATTGGTTCCCTATTATGATATTTTTAATATTGATTTTTAATATATTTTTGGAAAAAAGGAGGGCTAAAACAGCACAGTTTTAA